The genomic segment TATGCTAATACTCGGCATTTAAACCCCACTGACACTGAATACTATACTCTACGGCCTAATACTGTAACCATTCGATCAGAGGACTTTATTCCCATTTTATTTGGATTGGATCATATGCTGGACTATCATTTCCTATGCAGTTTACACTCCGGAATATAAATTAAAGCATCAAAATGTagattaaaattttgaacaatATCAGATGATGATTTCAAACTTATTTGGCAACATCCAAATATCAAGTTGATAGTTTCCAGTTTCTTGCATTTAAAAAATATGCCCAAAAGCTATCCTTTGAGACGAATACAACCCATATTTATTCatcaaaaacaaaattcaaacatccGTCCCACAGCTTGCAAAGTCAAAAGATTACTACTCAGCCTTGGTTGGTTGCCATGATTGGTACCTTGTCCAGTCTCTCTGACCCGGATTAAGTGCATGTCCTTTAGAATGGTAGATAAACTCATTCCCCTTACCAGATAAGTTCTCCTTGTGCTCCACCCCGTACCTCTTGGGTTTTAGCATCAAAAGCTGCAATAccaaaatatgtaaatgttttaaGCACATGCTCAGTCTTGCATTCTGTAACGCAAACTTAGTCAAAGCGAGACTTGCCTCATCACCGGTATGGTCAGTTATGAAGTGAAGCCAACCATGCCATTCTGGTGGTACCTGAGAAGCATCATAACGATCCTTTTTTGCATATTCAACCCACCTGTGTCTTCCTACAAATGCCATAAATGTTATGCATCGGTAATAAACATAAATTAGAGACGATGAC from the Gossypium hirsutum isolate 1008001.06 chromosome D09, Gossypium_hirsutum_v2.1, whole genome shotgun sequence genome contains:
- the LOC107891511 gene encoding probable NADH dehydrogenase [ubiquinone] 1 alpha subcomplex subunit 12 produces the protein MATTVVKSALQAIRERGLRSFLRELKDDGFTKCFFDGNLLQTKIHNIGATVVGVDKFGNKYYEKLGDTQAGRHRWVEYAKKDRYDASQVPPEWHGWLHFITDHTGDELLMLKPKRYGVEHKENLSGKGNEFIYHSKGHALNPGQRDWTRYQSWQPTKAE